Proteins encoded together in one Variovorax paradoxus EPS window:
- a CDS encoding BtrH N-terminal domain-containing protein, with protein MNFQHQQAAHCESGVISSLMRHHGAPMTESMALGLSSALSFAYLPFIKLSGLPLISYRMPPKAIIKGLLAPMAARFSFETFRSPEAGQQRLDALLADGRLVGLQTSVYWLPYFPPNMRFHFNAHNLLVYGKDGDDYLISDPVFEEPVRCASADLARARFAKGVLAPKGLMYYPQAIDRKAVDPASVTRAIRKTVRNMLAPIPIVGVRGMRTLANRMQRLSATDPRSVDFIGHLVRMQEEIGTGGAGFRFIYAGFLQEAAQLLGKPQLTQMSERLIAIGDDWRAFALKAARMVKGREPVDPAALAGKLREQAQQEETFFRDLKAAVA; from the coding sequence GTGAACTTTCAACATCAACAGGCGGCGCACTGCGAAAGCGGCGTGATCTCCAGCCTCATGCGCCACCACGGCGCGCCGATGACCGAGAGCATGGCGCTGGGCCTGTCGTCGGCGCTGTCGTTCGCGTACCTGCCGTTCATCAAGCTGTCGGGCCTGCCGCTCATCTCGTACCGCATGCCGCCCAAGGCCATCATCAAGGGCCTGCTGGCACCGATGGCCGCGCGCTTCAGCTTCGAGACCTTCCGCAGTCCCGAGGCCGGGCAGCAGCGGCTCGATGCGCTGCTGGCCGACGGCCGGCTGGTGGGCCTGCAGACCTCGGTCTATTGGCTGCCGTACTTTCCGCCGAACATGCGCTTTCACTTCAACGCGCACAACCTCCTGGTCTACGGCAAGGACGGCGACGACTACCTCATCAGCGACCCGGTGTTCGAGGAGCCCGTGCGCTGCGCGAGCGCCGACCTTGCGCGCGCGCGCTTCGCCAAGGGCGTGCTAGCGCCCAAGGGCCTCATGTACTACCCGCAGGCCATCGATCGCAAGGCGGTCGATCCGGCCTCGGTGACCAGGGCCATCCGCAAGACGGTGCGCAACATGCTCGCGCCCATTCCCATCGTCGGCGTGCGCGGCATGCGCACGCTGGCCAACCGGATGCAGCGGCTGTCGGCCACCGATCCGCGCAGCGTCGATTTCATCGGCCACCTCGTGCGCATGCAGGAAGAAATCGGCACCGGCGGGGCGGGCTTTCGCTTCATCTACGCGGGCTTCCTGCAAGAGGCCGCGCAACTGCTCGGCAAGCCGCAGCTCACGCAGATGTCGGAGCGGCTCATTGCCATCGGCGACGACTGGCGCGCCTTCGCGCTCAAGGCGGCGCGCATGGTGAAGGGGCGTGAGCCCGTCGATCCGGCTGCGCTCGCGGGCAAGCTGCGGGAGCAGGCGCAGCAGGAAGAGACGTTCTTTCGCGATCTGAAGGCTGCCGTCGCCTGA
- a CDS encoding N-methyl-D-aspartate receptor NMDAR2C subunit, which produces MTPEALLANWTGAWRALGVEAPDLALCTELQRRYGEPQRHYHTMQHLCECLAWFEREKALAERPGEVALALWFHDAIYDVHAHDNEALSADWAREAVRAAGASDEAAERIHSLVMTTRHDAVPEGRDAELLIDIDLSILGAEPARFAEYERQVHAEYAFVPDEVRLPRRRAILQRFLDRDAIYATPRMHALLEARARTNLQQSISQAPRR; this is translated from the coding sequence ATGACGCCCGAGGCGCTGCTTGCGAACTGGACCGGGGCCTGGCGCGCCCTGGGCGTCGAAGCGCCCGACCTGGCGCTCTGCACCGAGTTGCAGCGCCGCTACGGCGAGCCGCAACGCCACTACCACACGATGCAGCACCTCTGCGAATGCCTCGCCTGGTTCGAGCGCGAGAAAGCGCTGGCCGAACGCCCCGGCGAAGTGGCGCTCGCCCTCTGGTTCCATGACGCGATCTACGACGTGCACGCGCACGACAACGAAGCACTCAGCGCCGACTGGGCGCGTGAAGCTGTGCGGGCTGCGGGTGCGAGCGACGAAGCGGCCGAACGTATTCATTCCCTCGTGATGACCACGCGCCACGATGCAGTGCCCGAAGGTCGCGATGCAGAACTGCTGATCGACATCGACCTCTCCATCCTCGGTGCCGAGCCGGCGCGCTTTGCCGAATACGAGCGCCAGGTCCACGCCGAGTACGCCTTCGTGCCCGACGAAGTGCGCCTGCCGCGCCGACGCGCAATCCTGCAGCGCTTTCTCGATCGCGACGCCATCTACGCCACGCCCCGGATGCACGCGCTGCTCGAGGCCCGCGCGCGCACCAACCTCCAGCAGTCCATTTCCCAAGCGCCGCGGCGCTGA
- a CDS encoding ABC transporter ATP-binding protein, with translation MLELKNLGHRYPHATAPALADVSLAVPRGCVLGLLGPNGAGKTTLISHLSGALAVQSGEILIDGQPLRQVRAKTPTRIAVAPQDQAFYSMLTVAENLACFAAASRLSGARKRERIDACMHFSQLDSFAGVRADRLSGGLKRRLNLAIALLPEPELMLFDEPTVGVDPQSRAFILDAIKSLAQAGAAVIYASHYMEEIEAIADRVAILDHGRVLREGSLDDLLSRSAMLLTLAADGLDMDMLSRFGTVEQGAAQWRIHLNPGSGPGPVLAALEASGIAVRHAEFGRHDLEQLFMALTHRSLRD, from the coding sequence ATGCTTGAGCTGAAGAATCTCGGACACCGCTACCCGCACGCCACGGCCCCCGCGCTGGCCGATGTCTCGCTCGCCGTGCCGCGGGGCTGCGTGCTGGGGCTGCTCGGTCCGAACGGCGCGGGCAAGACCACGCTGATCTCGCACCTGTCGGGCGCGCTCGCCGTGCAGTCGGGCGAGATCCTGATCGACGGCCAGCCGCTGCGGCAGGTGCGCGCGAAAACGCCCACGCGCATCGCGGTCGCGCCGCAGGACCAGGCCTTCTATTCGATGCTCACGGTGGCCGAGAACCTTGCGTGCTTTGCTGCGGCGAGCCGGCTCTCCGGTGCGCGGAAGCGCGAGCGGATCGACGCCTGCATGCACTTCTCGCAGCTCGATTCGTTCGCTGGCGTGCGTGCCGACCGGCTCTCGGGCGGCCTCAAGCGCCGGCTGAACCTTGCCATCGCGTTGCTGCCCGAGCCCGAACTCATGCTGTTCGACGAGCCGACCGTCGGCGTCGATCCGCAGTCGCGCGCGTTCATCCTCGATGCGATCAAGAGCCTCGCGCAAGCCGGTGCGGCGGTGATCTACGCCTCGCACTACATGGAAGAGATCGAGGCCATCGCCGATCGCGTTGCCATCCTGGACCATGGCCGCGTACTGCGTGAAGGGTCTCTCGACGATCTGCTGTCCAGGAGTGCGATGCTCCTGACGCTGGCCGCCGACGGGCTCGACATGGACATGTTGTCGCGCTTCGGCACGGTGGAGCAGGGGGCCGCGCAGTGGCGCATCCACCTGAATCCCGGCAGCGGCCCCGGCCCGGTGCTGGCGGCACTCGAAGCCTCGGGCATCGCGGTGCGCCACGCCGAGTTCGGCCGGCATGATCTCGAGCAACTCTTCATGGCCCTCACGCATCGTTCATTGCGCGACTGA
- a CDS encoding beta-ketoacyl-ACP synthase III, producing MTIDVFLTRTAAFLPFSPVSNEDIEEVLGRIGGKASRARRLILRSNGIQSRHYAIDRATGQLAMTNAQLTASAIRGLGDDIGPVDCLATGTSLPDQLMPNHAVMVHGELGWPRLEVVACAGICLAGTAALKHAWLSVRSGDARRAVATGSELASAVMRGSRFEAELEHKLEALEERPELAFEKDFLRWMLSDGAGAVLLEREPRGPLSLRIDWIDLSSAAHELPVCMYAGADKNAEGGLDGWARTDAADWHRDSTFAVKQDVRLLNDNIVRATLAEPLAAVIEKRGLKAADIDWFLPHLSSNYFVEPVSRCLDAMGFSIPRERWFSNLARKGNTGSASPYIMLDELFRSGRIQPGHKLLMFVPESGRFSSGFIYMEAV from the coding sequence ATGACGATTGATGTCTTCCTGACCCGCACCGCCGCCTTCCTGCCCTTTTCCCCGGTCAGCAATGAAGACATCGAAGAAGTGCTCGGTCGTATCGGCGGCAAGGCGTCGCGCGCGCGGCGGCTGATTCTTCGCAGCAACGGCATCCAGTCGCGCCACTACGCCATCGACCGCGCCACCGGCCAACTGGCCATGACCAATGCGCAGCTCACCGCCTCGGCCATTCGCGGGCTGGGCGACGACATCGGCCCGGTCGACTGCCTCGCCACCGGCACCTCGCTCCCCGACCAGCTCATGCCCAACCACGCGGTGATGGTGCACGGCGAACTCGGGTGGCCGCGCCTCGAAGTGGTGGCCTGCGCGGGCATTTGCCTCGCGGGCACAGCGGCGCTGAAGCACGCATGGCTCTCGGTGCGCTCGGGCGATGCGCGCCGTGCGGTCGCCACGGGCTCGGAGCTGGCATCGGCAGTGATGCGCGGCTCGCGCTTCGAGGCCGAGCTGGAGCACAAGCTCGAAGCGCTCGAAGAACGGCCCGAGCTGGCCTTCGAGAAAGACTTCCTGCGCTGGATGCTGTCCGACGGCGCGGGCGCGGTGCTGCTGGAGCGCGAGCCGCGCGGGCCGCTCTCGCTGCGCATCGACTGGATCGACCTGTCGTCCGCCGCGCACGAACTGCCGGTGTGCATGTACGCCGGTGCCGACAAGAACGCCGAAGGCGGCCTCGACGGCTGGGCTCGCACCGACGCCGCCGACTGGCACCGCGACTCGACCTTCGCCGTCAAGCAGGACGTGCGCCTGCTCAACGACAACATCGTGCGCGCCACGTTGGCCGAGCCGCTCGCCGCCGTCATCGAGAAGCGCGGGCTCAAGGCGGCGGACATCGACTGGTTCCTGCCGCATCTCTCGTCGAACTATTTCGTCGAGCCGGTGAGCCGCTGCCTCGACGCCATGGGCTTCTCGATTCCGCGCGAGCGCTGGTTCAGCAACCTCGCGCGCAAGGGCAACACGGGGTCGGCATCGCCGTACATCATGCTCGACGAGCTGTTCCGTTCCGGGCGCATCCAGCCCGGTCACAAGCTGTTGATGTTCGTTCCGGAGAGCGGTCGCTTCTCCAGCGGCTTCATCTATATGGAAGCGGTGTAG
- the mltB gene encoding lytic murein transglycosylase B codes for MRFLLPKPSRASAAIVLLIACCVGSTGASAQKSASTRSGASSPVRGSTPYATRDDAMQFADDVAARRGLDREWVRATIGSARFLPNVPRLMLPGPVGTVKNWQTYRSRFIDPVRIAAGVRFWRDNAATLARAEQVYGVPPEIVVGIIGVETIYGRNMGNFRVIDALATLSFDFPQGHPRAAEREAFFRGELESFLSTESRTAEDPLVPLGSYAGAMGMPQFMPSSIAKYAVDFDGDSRIDLVNNPADVIGSVASYFKGFGWTPGMPATYPVHFEEARLKKSLLLAPDILPTFSADSFVAAGAVPEGEGIRHKGLLALVELQNGADAPPTYVAGTRNFYVITRYNWSSYYAMSVLDLGQEVKAAMDQ; via the coding sequence ATGCGATTCCTTCTTCCCAAGCCCTCTCGCGCCTCCGCCGCCATCGTTCTTCTCATTGCTTGCTGCGTAGGTTCCACAGGGGCTTCGGCCCAGAAATCCGCCAGCACCCGCAGCGGCGCCTCGAGCCCCGTACGCGGCAGTACCCCCTACGCCACGCGCGACGACGCGATGCAGTTCGCGGACGACGTGGCCGCACGCCGCGGCCTCGACCGCGAATGGGTGCGCGCCACCATCGGCAGCGCGCGCTTCCTGCCCAACGTGCCGCGGCTGATGCTGCCCGGCCCGGTGGGCACGGTAAAGAACTGGCAGACCTACCGCAGCCGCTTCATCGACCCGGTGCGCATCGCGGCCGGCGTGCGCTTCTGGCGCGACAACGCGGCCACGCTGGCGCGCGCCGAGCAGGTGTACGGCGTGCCGCCCGAAATCGTGGTCGGCATCATCGGCGTGGAAACCATCTACGGCCGCAACATGGGCAACTTCCGGGTGATCGATGCGCTGGCCACGCTGTCCTTCGATTTCCCGCAGGGCCATCCGCGCGCGGCCGAGCGCGAAGCCTTCTTCCGCGGCGAGCTCGAAAGCTTTCTCAGCACCGAGAGCCGCACCGCCGAAGACCCGCTCGTTCCCCTCGGCAGTTACGCCGGCGCCATGGGCATGCCGCAGTTCATGCCCAGCAGCATCGCCAAGTACGCGGTCGATTTCGATGGCGACAGCCGCATCGATCTGGTCAACAACCCTGCCGACGTGATCGGCTCGGTCGCGAGCTATTTCAAGGGCTTCGGCTGGACGCCCGGCATGCCCGCCACCTACCCGGTGCATTTCGAGGAAGCGCGGCTGAAGAAGTCGCTGCTGCTCGCACCCGACATCCTCCCCACCTTCAGCGCCGACAGCTTCGTGGCCGCAGGTGCGGTGCCCGAGGGCGAAGGCATCCGCCACAAGGGCCTGCTCGCGCTCGTCGAGCTGCAGAACGGCGCCGACGCACCGCCGACCTACGTGGCGGGCACGCGCAACTTCTACGTGATCACGCGCTACAACTGGAGCAGCTACTACGCGATGTCGGTGCTCGACCTCGGCCAGGAGGTCAAGGCCGCCATGGACCAATAG
- a CDS encoding DUF2160 domain-containing protein, whose protein sequence is MFDWMVWTTPVAVFFICIALMLVGMTVWEFKSPTTMRRGWLPIATTRGDRLFIGLLSAAYVNLIFIGLAGKFQEWMSLEAEPSIWISFVLSMFVLALVMRKG, encoded by the coding sequence ATGTTCGACTGGATGGTCTGGACCACCCCGGTGGCCGTGTTCTTCATCTGCATCGCGCTCATGCTGGTCGGCATGACGGTGTGGGAATTCAAGTCGCCCACCACGATGCGGCGCGGCTGGCTGCCGATTGCCACCACGCGCGGCGACCGGCTCTTCATCGGGCTGCTCTCTGCGGCCTACGTGAACCTGATCTTCATCGGCCTGGCCGGCAAGTTCCAGGAATGGATGAGCCTGGAAGCCGAGCCCTCGATCTGGATCAGCTTCGTGCTGTCGATGTTCGTGCTCGCGCTGGTGATGCGCAAAGGTTAG
- a CDS encoding acyl carrier protein has product MVLEAVERDAPPGGLGDDEPLFGPEARLDLDSLDALQVSMTIQQQFGVRMPDSKETRRALTSIAHLAEHLVQAGKA; this is encoded by the coding sequence ATGGTGCTCGAAGCCGTCGAGCGGGACGCGCCCCCCGGCGGCCTCGGCGACGACGAGCCCCTGTTCGGCCCCGAGGCCCGGCTGGACCTCGACTCGCTCGATGCACTGCAGGTCTCGATGACCATCCAGCAGCAGTTCGGCGTGCGCATGCCCGACAGCAAGGAAACGCGCCGCGCGCTCACCTCCATCGCCCATCTGGCGGAACACCTCGTGCAGGCGGGGAAAGCATGA
- a CDS encoding ABC transporter permease, producing MLPALIKKELLALVRDMHGLAVLFLMPMVFIVLMSLTLKDIYRPPLAELTYAVDARDTATPAKWLLQIWQRSHGAPQPLGADWQERLRNGSLKYVIVLEPGLSEELESAALSTKAHIRLLAEPGIDANLFNALRAELIGASGELKARLALAAPGTASPAPDASIQAMVQAERFSTAGPRPTSVQQNVPAWLVFGMFFVVASLSSLFVQERGSGALGRLQSLGVSRTMLLASKALPYLGVNALQALLMLAAGIWLMPLIGGDALSLAGIHWAALLLSLAAVSLAAVSLSLALACLVRTHAQAATLGPMVNVLMAAAGGIMVPKFVMPGFMQRLVEVSPMNWGLEALLTVLLRGGGVADALPQVGRLVAFAAAMFLLAVFLFRRRTS from the coding sequence ATGCTGCCCGCGCTCATCAAGAAGGAACTGCTCGCCCTCGTGCGCGACATGCACGGCCTCGCCGTGCTGTTCCTGATGCCGATGGTCTTCATCGTGCTGATGTCGCTCACGCTCAAGGACATCTACCGCCCGCCGCTCGCCGAGCTCACCTACGCGGTCGATGCGCGCGACACCGCGACGCCGGCCAAGTGGCTGCTGCAGATCTGGCAGCGCAGCCACGGTGCGCCGCAGCCGCTCGGCGCGGACTGGCAGGAGCGCCTTCGCAACGGGTCGCTCAAGTACGTGATCGTGCTGGAGCCGGGCCTGTCGGAAGAACTGGAATCGGCCGCGCTCTCGACCAAGGCGCACATCCGGCTGCTGGCCGAGCCGGGCATCGACGCCAATCTCTTCAATGCACTGCGCGCGGAACTCATCGGCGCATCGGGCGAGCTGAAGGCGCGCCTCGCGCTGGCCGCGCCCGGCACCGCCAGCCCGGCGCCCGACGCTTCCATCCAGGCGATGGTGCAGGCCGAGCGCTTCTCGACCGCCGGCCCGCGGCCCACTTCGGTGCAGCAGAACGTGCCGGCGTGGCTCGTCTTCGGCATGTTCTTCGTGGTGGCCTCGCTCTCCAGCCTGTTCGTGCAGGAGCGCGGCTCGGGCGCGCTCGGCCGGCTGCAGAGCCTGGGCGTTTCGCGCACGATGCTGCTGGCGTCCAAGGCCTTGCCGTACCTGGGCGTGAACGCGCTGCAGGCGCTGCTCATGCTCGCGGCCGGCATCTGGCTCATGCCGCTGATCGGGGGCGATGCGCTCTCGCTCGCGGGCATCCATTGGGCCGCGTTGCTGCTGTCGCTCGCGGCCGTGAGCCTTGCCGCGGTGAGCCTGTCGCTCGCGCTGGCATGCCTCGTGCGAACCCATGCGCAAGCGGCTACGCTCGGACCGATGGTCAACGTGCTGATGGCGGCGGCAGGCGGCATCATGGTGCCCAAGTTCGTCATGCCGGGCTTCATGCAGCGGCTGGTCGAGGTCTCTCCGATGAACTGGGGCCTCGAGGCGCTGCTGACCGTGCTGTTGCGCGGCGGCGGCGTGGCCGATGCATTGCCGCAGGTCGGTCGGCTGGTCGCGTTTGCGGCCGCCATGTTCCTTCTCGCAGTCTTTCTGTTTCGCAGGCGCACATCGTGA
- a CDS encoding carbohydrate ABC transporter permease yields MNEKRFHKRSIFLVLYILFALLPIYWMINMSFKTNEEILSSFSFFPQHLTWANYARIFTDESWYSGYINSLIYVAINTVISLAVALPAAYAFSRYSFLGDKHVFFWLLTNRMTPPAVFLLPFFQLYSTVGLMDTHLGVALAHLLFNVPLAVWILEGFMSGIPREIDETAYIDGYSFPRFFATIFLPLIKAGVGVAAFFCFMFSWVELLLARTLTSVNAKPIVATMTRTVSASGMDWATLAAAGVLTIVPGAIVIWFVRHYIAKGFAMGRV; encoded by the coding sequence ATGAACGAAAAACGCTTCCACAAGCGCAGCATCTTCCTGGTGCTGTACATCCTGTTCGCGCTGTTGCCCATCTACTGGATGATCAACATGAGCTTCAAGACGAACGAGGAGATTCTCTCGAGCTTCTCGTTCTTCCCGCAGCACCTGACCTGGGCGAACTACGCGCGCATCTTCACCGACGAGTCGTGGTACTCGGGCTACATCAACAGCCTGATCTACGTGGCGATCAACACGGTGATCTCGCTCGCCGTGGCGCTGCCGGCGGCCTATGCGTTCTCGCGCTATTCGTTCCTCGGCGACAAGCACGTGTTCTTCTGGCTGCTGACGAACCGCATGACGCCGCCCGCGGTGTTCCTGCTGCCGTTCTTCCAGCTCTACAGCACGGTCGGCCTGATGGACACGCACCTGGGCGTGGCGCTCGCGCACCTGCTCTTCAACGTGCCGCTGGCGGTGTGGATTCTCGAAGGCTTCATGAGCGGCATTCCGCGCGAGATCGACGAGACGGCGTACATCGACGGCTATTCGTTCCCGCGCTTCTTCGCAACGATCTTCCTGCCGCTCATCAAGGCGGGCGTGGGCGTGGCGGCGTTCTTCTGCTTCATGTTCAGCTGGGTCGAACTGCTCTTGGCGCGCACGCTCACGAGCGTGAATGCCAAGCCCATCGTCGCGACGATGACGCGCACGGTGAGCGCCTCGGGCATGGACTGGGCGACGCTCGCGGCAGCCGGCGTGCTCACCATCGTGCCGGGCGCGATCGTGATCTGGTTCGTGCGTCACTACATCGCGAAGGGTTTCGCGATGGGGCGCGTTTAA
- a CDS encoding beta-ketoacyl synthase N-terminal-like domain-containing protein, with product MNGGVYLSSTGLACVLGNDMPGALDALRRGGVPPTPVSIAKGNGWPVYKLPRQEGNWLERVRRTARNVVAQTGEWGDRSAPLFVASSSLDIGYMEYAKPDLRLGGDLQDFATVVSEALDWRGPVFTISTACTSALNAVLAAADLIRSGGADEALVLGAELDNRFTAAGFRAMQLLAPGNAQPFGAERRGLVLGEAVAALRLCARPSRWRITGGANVVDGRNPSGTEASAVRAMCQAALAQSGLRPEDIDLIKVQAAGSPVNDAIEVEALKQVFEQLPPLVSLKSSLGHTLGAAGAAELALLVGCIEGGAWPSTDYPLDETLGITLSAEPPVKLRNILLNVVGFGGGHASLLLKDCQA from the coding sequence ATGAACGGCGGCGTTTACCTGAGTTCTACCGGCCTTGCCTGTGTGCTCGGCAACGACATGCCCGGTGCGCTCGACGCATTGCGGCGCGGCGGTGTGCCGCCGACGCCGGTGAGCATCGCCAAGGGGAATGGCTGGCCGGTCTACAAGCTGCCGCGTCAGGAAGGCAACTGGCTGGAGCGGGTGCGGCGCACCGCGCGCAACGTCGTCGCACAGACCGGGGAATGGGGCGATCGCAGCGCGCCGCTCTTCGTCGCATCGTCCTCGCTCGACATCGGCTACATGGAGTACGCGAAGCCGGACCTGCGGCTCGGTGGCGACCTGCAGGATTTCGCCACCGTCGTCTCCGAGGCGCTCGACTGGCGAGGTCCGGTCTTCACCATTTCCACGGCCTGCACCTCGGCGCTGAACGCCGTGCTGGCGGCCGCCGACCTCATCAGGAGCGGCGGCGCCGACGAGGCGCTGGTGCTCGGCGCCGAGCTGGACAACCGCTTCACCGCGGCCGGTTTTCGCGCGATGCAACTGCTCGCACCGGGCAACGCCCAACCCTTCGGCGCGGAGCGCAGGGGGCTGGTGCTGGGCGAAGCCGTGGCCGCGCTGCGCCTCTGCGCGCGGCCGTCCCGCTGGCGCATCACGGGCGGCGCGAACGTGGTCGACGGGCGCAACCCGTCGGGCACCGAGGCCAGCGCCGTGCGCGCCATGTGCCAGGCGGCGCTCGCGCAGAGCGGGCTGCGGCCGGAAGACATCGACCTCATCAAGGTTCAGGCCGCGGGCAGCCCGGTCAACGACGCGATCGAGGTGGAAGCGCTCAAGCAGGTGTTCGAGCAATTGCCGCCGCTGGTGTCGCTCAAGTCGTCGCTCGGCCACACGCTCGGCGCGGCGGGTGCCGCCGAGCTGGCCCTCCTGGTCGGCTGCATCGAGGGCGGCGCCTGGCCCTCGACCGACTATCCGCTGGACGAGACGCTGGGCATCACGCTGAGCGCCGAGCCGCCCGTGAAGCTGCGCAACATCCTGCTCAACGTGGTCGGCTTCGGCGGCGGGCATGCCTCGTTGCTGCTGAAGGATTGCCAGGCATGA
- a CDS encoding ABC transporter substrate-binding protein has product MKMRYTALAMAAAMFAAHGAWAAEPEAKKWIDSEFQPSTLSKDQQAAEMKWFIDAAKKLQAKGVKEISVVSETITTHEYESKTLAKAFEEITGIKVKHDLIQEGDVVEKLQTSMQSGKSIYDGWISDSDLIGTHYRYGKMMNLTDYMAGAGKEWTNPGLDLKDFIGTKFTTAPDGKLYQLPDQQFANLYWFRADLFARKDLKDKFKAKYGYELGVPLNWSAYEDIAEFFSVDVKTIDGKPIYGHMDYGKKDPSLGWRFTDAWLSMAGTADIGNPNGMPIDEWGIRVADDKCTPVGAAVSRGGATNSPAAVYALTKYIDWMKKYAPKEAMGMTFGESGPVPAQGQIAQQIFWYTAFTADMTKKGLPVVNEDGTPKWRMAPGPNGPYWKQGMQNGYQDVGSWSFFNGHDANKTAAAWLYAQFVTSKSVSLKKTIVGLTPIRESDIQSKAMTDMAPKLGGLVEFYRSPARVAWTPTGTNVPDYPKLAQLWWKNVAEAVTGEKTPQKAMDNLADEMDAVMARLERAGMAHCAPKLNAKGDPNKWLSDQHAPWKKLANEKPKGETIDYNKLLGAWKEGKVR; this is encoded by the coding sequence ATGAAGATGCGCTACACGGCATTGGCAATGGCAGCGGCGATGTTCGCCGCGCACGGTGCTTGGGCCGCAGAGCCCGAAGCCAAGAAATGGATCGACAGCGAGTTCCAGCCGTCGACCCTGAGCAAGGACCAGCAGGCGGCCGAGATGAAATGGTTCATCGATGCGGCCAAGAAGCTGCAGGCGAAGGGCGTCAAGGAAATCTCGGTCGTGTCGGAGACCATCACCACGCACGAGTACGAATCGAAGACGCTGGCCAAGGCCTTCGAGGAAATCACCGGCATCAAGGTCAAGCACGACCTGATCCAGGAAGGCGACGTGGTCGAGAAGCTGCAGACCTCGATGCAGTCGGGCAAGTCGATCTACGACGGCTGGATCTCCGACTCCGACCTGATCGGTACGCACTACCGCTACGGCAAGATGATGAACCTGACCGACTACATGGCCGGCGCGGGCAAGGAGTGGACCAACCCGGGCCTCGACCTGAAGGACTTCATCGGCACCAAGTTCACCACCGCGCCCGACGGCAAGCTCTACCAACTGCCCGACCAGCAGTTCGCCAACCTCTACTGGTTCCGCGCCGACCTGTTCGCGCGCAAGGACCTGAAGGACAAGTTCAAGGCCAAGTACGGCTACGAGCTGGGCGTGCCGCTCAACTGGAGCGCGTATGAAGACATCGCCGAGTTCTTCAGCGTCGATGTGAAGACCATCGACGGCAAGCCCATCTACGGCCACATGGACTACGGCAAGAAGGACCCGTCGCTCGGCTGGCGCTTCACCGATGCGTGGCTCTCGATGGCCGGCACCGCCGACATCGGCAACCCGAACGGCATGCCGATCGACGAGTGGGGCATCCGCGTGGCCGACGACAAGTGCACGCCCGTGGGCGCCGCCGTCTCGCGTGGCGGTGCGACCAATTCGCCGGCCGCCGTGTACGCGCTCACCAAGTACATCGACTGGATGAAGAAGTACGCGCCCAAGGAAGCCATGGGCATGACCTTCGGCGAATCGGGTCCGGTGCCGGCGCAGGGCCAGATCGCCCAGCAGATCTTCTGGTACACGGCCTTCACCGCCGACATGACCAAGAAGGGCCTGCCGGTGGTGAACGAGGACGGCACGCCCAAGTGGCGCATGGCGCCCGGCCCGAACGGCCCGTATTGGAAGCAGGGCATGCAGAACGGCTACCAGGACGTGGGTTCGTGGTCGTTCTTCAATGGCCATGACGCCAACAAGACGGCAGCCGCCTGGCTCTACGCCCAGTTCGTGACCTCCAAGAGCGTCTCGCTCAAGAAGACCATCGTGGGCCTGACCCCGATCCGCGAATCGGACATCCAGAGCAAGGCCATGACCGACATGGCGCCCAAGCTGGGCGGCCTCGTCGAGTTCTACCGCAGCCCGGCGCGCGTGGCATGGACGCCCACCGGCACCAACGTCCCCGACTATCCGAAGCTCGCGCAGCTCTGGTGGAAGAACGTGGCCGAGGCCGTGACCGGCGAGAAGACCCCGCAGAAGGCAATGGACAACCTGGCCGACGAGATGGACGCCGTGATGGCACGCCTGGAACGCGCTGGCATGGCCCATTGCGCGCCCAAGCTCAATGCCAAGGGCGACCCGAACAAGTGGCTGAGCGACCAGCACGCACCGTGGAAGAAGCTGGCCAACGAAAAGCCGAAGGGCGAGACCATCGACTACAACAAGCTGCTGGGCGCCTGGAAGGAAGGCAAGGTGCGCTGA